TATATTTCTACTGTTTATGTCAGCATATTCTTATAATCTTTGTATTCATTTCATATTCTTATATACATGGGTCGTTTAtgtatgttattattattaataatgaaagaTTAGTTTgactaaactaaaatttaaggaGGTTAGTAATAGAAAATTGTTAGGGTTGGAAAAGTATATATTAGACATAATAATGCTCGAGGTTTGAATGAAATGTATATactcataaaaatatattgattagattagaaaaagaaatgtgagTGAGATGAGATAATGGATTACAGCAGGGAGAGTGTGTGACAATGAACGAAGATTTTGGAGTCACGTGAAAtaaagtattaattaattactttcaatcaattaattaatactaaTAATTGAGATATAAAGTAAAACAGGCAGAGCCAGTTGGTATTGTAttccttccattttcattctctccttcatttctatatatacaaaatcaatttgttttattcaaaGTATTAGTTTTGTATCGATGTGTCAacactttcttttatatatgagTTCAACATTgacataaaaatgaaatcggtatttttattatgttgtAAAGAATTCATGAAACATggaataataaattgttaatcaAACACATAATACACttacaatttatttaagaaGCATGTTAGACTTCTTTCTaactacatttttcttttgtaaaattgaatattacgGGTTTtctaatataacaaaaaaaaaaaaaatcaatttgtcattttaaattttactgtatttataaatatataggtGATATTGTtgaaagaattttattttcatttagatttggaaaaGTCAAGTTGATATAGAAAACTCTTCATCAATTGTACTCTttgtcaagaaagaaaaaaggaacaaatatTATGAGCTGTCGAAGGAAAGATATTTACCAAATTGAAGATGAGATAATTTTTCACGtctttattggtttttttctgagatttgaaaatgtaatatttgTTTGAGTGTTAATTGACTTTACAGTATTGGTTTCCTTAATTAGAAATGTGTATGTGACATTTCTTCCAATTGAATTCTTACATATACATCACTTATAAACAATAGCTACCATTTTAGATTAGATTATTAGTttcatttaagtttaattgttatctttttcttttatcatcattattgttattattatttcattttgttttcaacaTTCTCTTGAACAAACATTAGAATAATTGAACAAACATTAGAATAATTACAATGGATAGTAATATTATTAGagataataatatataagagtatatagcaacattttttaaaaaattgtatagatatatatgctatattttaaaagattactATCTATGCTAGTATTGTATCCAATgctaaataactttttaaataaatatttacaaaacttcaaaaattaatttaattcatttaacaAGTGAATggtcttttttttcatgaatacacattttaaatatcatttttgattttgtagttTGAGCTTTCgttaattttagttcatgtATTCTCAATaaagatatttaaatttagtatatcaaaattgattaattaacaacaacaacaacgtTCATATAAACACATAAGAGACAATATTGTTACCAATTTTACAGCAAAAATACCAATGAGcaacaacttttttcttaaaaaggaaTTCAGCAAGAAActataaagtaaatttaagattgattAAGAGTACACctactaaaaaattaaatccttCAAGTACATCTTAAAAGTGATAGagtaagttaattaaaaacaaatttttgacaaatcataaaatttcCTAGGAAAACTCTAAAAGCTAAAAAGGTTGTGGactttgaaattgaagaagaaaataaagtaaaaaaaagaaaaaagtatataattaaacCCATGAGCCACGTTTcatttctataatttagttGAATATTAGCAAATTAAAAATGGCATAAAACTTATGGGGTTGTATGTGtaattaatgattttaaaaatggtttaatttaCTTGAAAAAAACATCTCGAGTGAGTGAATAAGTCAACTTTGACAATAAGCAATCCAAAGATGAccaaattctaattaattagttaaactaTATATTGAACTTCCCAAGGTGTTTGCTTCTGTGAATAAATTATGCTTATATATTAGCCAATTAAAACCATAGCAAATAGctttttttgtattgtattgtccaaatatatatatatatatgtatggaaAAATTAATGTACTAAAGTTTTGGATCGGGTGCAATGCTACATGTCCTActcacttttttaaaaaattattgaattgattaaaaaaaaaattatatagttgACTTTTTATAAACTCAAGAAGTATTTGAAGGGTTAGTGATCTTATGTAAACTAGGGTTATATTCAACTTAGCTAACTAAGGTGTCAATCTTCGATTACGATATTGATGATTTGAATATCTCATTTTgacatattattaaatttgtggggaaaaaaaatatacttatatatttagtacataaaatatatgtttatctCATgctacacaaaaaaaattaaaattatgtaatactaatggttaaattttttaaatgtgattactaaatttaatttggttaaagaattatatatatatatagttgtttTTGAGTTTATTGTTGTTGTGAATCTTCATCCTCAAGTTATtgttaaatttcttatttctatttttttaatcttaaatattaacttataaattagaaaatttaagaCTCGTTTAATAAATACTTCCGATTTGATTCTTAGTAATTCCGTtgttaaacattaaaatagtttaagtTGTATTGTCAATTACTTTGCATATTATCCTTTCAATTTAGGTGTCATgagttcaattttattattaaagttatatatatgtttgtatttttaaaaaggtatATTATTGGGtgaaatttattgtaaaattgacaagaaaattataaaaatagagttgacttgaatttaaaaatggatttatattatatgtataatgtgaaattttgaggAGAGGTATCAATCCGATGTAGCAAAAAGCTGAGAATTAACTTAATGCATGAATGATAGTGAATATAATCatcatttgacattttcttttctctttttaataaatcatttgacattttttttgtcttcacCAAAAACTTTGACgaactttattaattataaaattaatgaaaatcaaaattcaactcaTTAACTTGCAAgctttatttgattaaattacaCGCCAttaatctattatatatttaaatatgtttgtatgtatatgtgtatatCCAATCCAATTCCTGGATAGATCCaaacaaacttaattcaaatttgtgaGGATTGAGttgaattacaaaacaattacaaaagtcactatatttattttagttcttgatttttcaagtttttatatgtatagaaattatcaaaatcaatattttcaaagtaCACtgtgtaaataaaataaagtatataatcGTATTTTGCTTTCGTTTAGGtcaacaattaattttgttatcaaATGTTATAGTGTTTATCAAATGAGATTAtacttaaattgaaatattaatcaaattatctaTTGATTAACGACACGTTACTTTCTAGTTTATTTGGTGtcaatacatttttaattacttaatgTTTACAATAcgagttaaaattaattttagactgaaattggaaaataatttattctcgAATAAGCTTGAGTTATATCAATCCaactatatatgtttttagtGAAGGTGAGTTTAGCTTGATTTAATCCACTGTTCtcgtaatttctttttatagaaaatatgcCATATACTTCTAACTTTCATTTAACTTTGTTTAATCCGTAATTACCCCTATAGGCCCAAGCCCAACGCTCTTATCCAAAAGACCAAAGGCCCAATACTTTTCAACTCACACCCTTAAGTTTCAACCCACTTTtcatatccaaaaaaaaaaaaagaaaaaagaaagagaaaaaaatcactCACTTTAGACCTATTTTACACAAAGTATCTAAAAACTTTtcgaaaattttaaaaaatagtagattttacaaaatatttacaacatatagcaaatCCTATCGGTGATAGTCatatatgctatagtgatatagtGATAGAACACTATCggaataaaatctaaaattttagcttgtaaatattttaatttattattttatttttaaaaatatcccaaaactttgtttatttattagttaagATTTGGTCGAACCATTTTATGTTTGTaacaattataaatacaatttattttttgaaaattcatataatAGAATACCatagttatattatatcaCATTTAGCATCtttcataattaatataataaataattcagatttatatttgatttaatattagGATATGATACTTCATTTTAATATGACATCAAGTTGGATCTAATATggtaataatatattaattaatttctacaTTCTTTCACCTTACCGACGTctattaaaacatttataaaaaaattggcaaCACTAGATTCAACTTGTAATGAGACCGCTATTTAGTCCGACGTCTATTAggacatttatgaaaatttgggAATGCTAGGTGAGACACCCCTAGTTAGGTTATAGTAgttaaaatccaaaaaataattatataaaaaaattaaaataaagatctTCAAAGTATAGCAAACTCTATCGTCGTTAAACCAATATTTGTATTaatagtctatcaatgatagactcaTATTGTAGAGTACTAGAGTGAGCATGgtcaagtttttgaaaaatgcatACAAAATAAAGACCAATTTATATAATCATTCTACAtggataaaaaaatgttaatttaaagaaattgataaattgTTATAAGTTACCCTCTGATAGGCACCGTGTGGAAATTCaaaagggaaaattgttaggGAAGCAGTAATGGCATATTGGGTCGAAGCTTTGGAGCGttaaactcaaaacaaaaaaaaacacaaaattgatattagCATTGCTTCCTATAATTTAAgcaatgaaaaaacaaataatacatcttcatcattttaaattataggttaaaccaaaagaatttacaataggaagaaaaataaggtgaAAACTGGAAAGATGGATCCAGATTATTGACGTCCAAAGAGTAAAAGAGTACACAAACCATTAGAAAGGTGGTCGAGACAATAAGAGTAGATACGAAATCCAGAGTCTTAAAAGACATTATAGAaattagagaagaagatggtaACGCCGCTCGCTATCTGCACCGACACCATTCTTGAAATCGACCGACGAAGAAGAAGGCTCGGTGAAAAGAGATGGCTGGAAAATTACTTCCACTTCTTGAATTTTCCTCCGCCAAACATCCCGTGTTTCCCATGTTTGTGTTTCCCAAACTTTCCGTGCTTGAACTTCCCATGGTGCTTGAATTTTCCACCGTGACCGTGACCATGACCATAATGAGCAACACCATGGGGGTAATGATGACCAGCGCTATGGGCCACGTGATGAGCTCCATATGCCGCTGCTGCAGCTGCAGCACCTCCGGCGAGCATTCCTGCTACACCGTGCcctgaatttaaaaagatttggAATCAGCAACTTTGTAAGAAGATCTTCTATCAAAACCATCAATTGAATCCCTTATGTGACAACTTTGTACTTGTAtgagattgtttttaaaaagccATAGTAGGGAGCAAAAATCCATCACAAGAACAATGGAGATAacatcaaaatttctaaaatgaaatgtttcaAAAGCCTTATTACAACCTAAAAGTGCCTGGGTTATAGATGGTCTAACAAAAttatctaaattattattaattcctGCATTCTAATTGACAAAGTAATTGAagtaattaactaaattaacaACTTAACTAAACAAAccatctaataataataataataataataatacacttCCCAGTGATGTATGTAAAAAATTGGATCAATACCTGAATGGTGTGGAGCAGAGGGTCCAGGATAAGCACCAGGAGGATGAGCGCCTGGAGGGTAGCCAGCTGGGGGATATCCTTGGGGTGGATAGCCATGAGATGGAGGATATCCTCCGGGTGGGGGATACCCTCCAGGAGGTGGATACCCTCCAGGAGGTGGATACCCGCCAGGAGGTGGGTATCCATGGGAAGGATATCCAGCTCCATGGGCAACACCATGAGCCAGATGGGAGAATAAACCTTTGTCAGATTCATCATGTTTATCTTTTCCACCCCCCATGATTTATCAGCTTCTAATAACAACTGAAAATTGACAAACAAACTTCACTCAAACCAGAGAAGTTAGGAACACAACACTCCTCATTTAGCACAGAGGAGAACCATTCAAGATAATTACAATTCCAAAAACAGCTTCCAGgggaaaagagaaattgatTGCTTCTCAATCAACGAGATGCGCTAATTTGTTGGAACTTAtaagacatttaaaaaatagactTCACGCCAATGACTCGACAGCCTCTAAAATGATCTCCATAgtgtcttttttcttttccagaaAGATCGAGACAAAAAGGATTGATCACATTTAACAAAACTTGTTAACGATGTGAACATGCCTAACATagaatgaacaaaaaatatcTTCAATGTGCGAGTAAAATGCAACTTCTATATTGATAAACCAAAGAGATCTAAGCTCGGTAGTGTAGATAATATGTTATGATCATGTCCCAACACTTATAAGAAGGAGCGAAATTTGCATTCCAACTTTTACAGATGTAATCTTTCAATTATGAAACTTCAAATAGaacaaattagagaaaaaCTCAAACATCAATAGTTGAACCTGCCCTCTCCGTTCTTCTCTACATAATATACCACTtcctaaaagaaattaacacacgACAGAAAATGATACAACCATAAACGCAATCACAACCGATCACAAATCATAAAGAACACGAAATCGATCACCAATTGTAGATTCACGATCTCCCGAAACGTAAGAcacatacaaaaaataatttgaaatcaacaaataacactaattaaaaaaaaatgaattccaGCGTATTTCAACAAAAAGATTAATCTATAATCAGAAATTCCAGATtcagaaataaaaaaggaaagcaaagcAATAATCTGGTATTGTAACATATTTGGAGTTCCGATTTGTGGGTACTACGcagatcaaaataaaattccaaaacaaagaaaacgcgtaaaggagaaaaagagagagagaatttaCCGATGAAATGGAGGATTTGGTTGTTGGAATATGAAGATAGAGAGGAGGAGACTTGAATTCTTGAAGAAAtcgttatatatatatatatatagatatagataaatagaagattatttatttattgaattattttccttttctcgtgcgaaagaaataaaaataaaagcaaacgCGGAATGGACGCGTTCGAATATTCAAGTTTACAGTCTTGCGACACATGGCCTCCATGTATTCGTCCAATTAACATATTGAGCTTAGCTTTCTCCTTCCCATTTATTtcgtttatttcttttttaaatatctaatggttattcttttttaggaaatccattttttttctcttttcttttttggataaaGTTCTAATGACTTAAACTTAGTTTTGTACCAaaatcaacctttttttttttgtactcctaaaaacaacattagtttttagttttactttataatgtcattttttatgagatgaaaatatgtatatatatatccattttgattataatttaCCTCCTATAATCTCGTCAACGTCTCTCATCACGTATAATTCACTTAATCCTTCTATTTTGAAGCCttcctaaattttgaaaccaatCATAAATTGTCACGTCCtttactaataaaaaaagtacaaataattgaatttgtgactaattaaaaatttgacatGTTTTctgaattaaaattgaagaccTAAATTAGTCAATTTTAATGATGCTACACGTTTTCATTGTGACCAttggatcaagttaattaGGTTGgtctaattaaatattatttactttagcTAAAGTTcaattgaaccaaaaaaataaatttagctAAATATGACTCAAATTCATGTGGTTGAGCCATGGGTATGATCCATGAaccaatcaaactcaaacataaAACCACCAGAAGACTCTATAAACAGtgggttgaaattttttaactcTAGAAAACTCACTCTGGAGACCGATCGCTCTTGAAGATGGAAGCCCCTTTAAAATTACAAGATTTTTTTCCCCAATAATCCAACTTTAAGAACATCATGTGTTCCGCTTTTTCAAATAAAGCGTAAGAATCCAATGGAGAGAGaatcaaatgatcaaataCGAGATATTGAACAatatcgcatcaaatcaacataaatacAACGTCAACTCAAGTTCAACTCCATTAACCAAATCCGGAGATCTTGTGCGAACACTTGTAATTCGGTAGTTTAATGTGATTCTCTAATTTAAgtcttttaatatatactaGTAAGCAATACATGCAATGCACGTGAAAATCACACACgcaaaaattatagttttaacttACTTTATGAAATTGGaacaattatttcaatattatacTTTCATATATCCTTTTTATATTCACATTGTAATGagtagaaaatgaatttatttagtaaaatgCCAATGTTATCATCTTTCAAATgtatatttcaatttgatttatttgcaCAATTCAGATTTCGTTTCTTAACATCTTCAGCTTACACGTTGCAAACTTAAGCATCTAGTCTATATATATCCAAATAAAGTGGAAGATAGAAATGTTGTTAGTTGTGCAATTGTGTAATATAGTTATGGAAGATGGAAAAGTTACATTATGACCCCAATAACATAGAACATTAACTAATATTAGTTATGAgatcaaaactttttttttaacaaggACATGAAAAGTAAAGTGTAACTTTTATCTCGTTGAATGTGAAAATGATCACAAACATTAAATCTAAGTGAATGATAAAACTGTCACTAAAACAAgactaaacaaaattataatgaaaggGTAAAACATCCaccaaaatcatatttctttcgaaattataaatatgaaatcatcacttttttcttttttaacaattttgtacgtaaaaaagtaaaagaaagcctttaatatttgttgttttacaCGTTATATTAcctttatttatacttaataaatttcaataacatttacattgttttaatAAGATCAAaggattaaaaaagaaaccaacattggtaataaaatatatagctttaataaaaaaattaaatgaagaaaaaaacatgagCAATATTCCCATGgttacattaaaaaatgattctcaaaattacataatttaaacataaagaaCACGGACATATGTAGATATCAACCACGAAGTTGGTGGTTAAGTTTCTACAACTTATGTTGTCTActtaaaagaaaccaataaatGAACGAATAAACACAAACATActtctatataaaaataatagacaacaaaattaaaaaaaaaaaatagaaaaacatgatttgatttcttcttcatctttagcATTTTGTTGTGACTTTGAAaacatgaatgaaaaaaaagatatttataatcaatttgaaaaggaagagtttgaaagtttgaaagagATAAGGAAGTGAACGGTTGAGGGATAGAAGATTAAGGAAAATAAAGTATTGTGAAAGAATTTGGATAGATTTAAATGATATGATTAATTtgagtgaaaattttaaaattttgacaaaagttataataaagaaatgaaaagtaaaaaaaaaaaaaatcatttttactGAAGCAATCATTcaaagttataataaaaatgacacAGACATTGAAACTACGTGAAATATTTCTCTACTTTCATCCTTTTATAGTATACAAttatacacatacatatagtgattatatatatatatacacatacactTGTGTTCAGTGACGGATCCAGAAATTGTACATAGGGGGCACCTgacactatataataaacacactaaaaaatgttaaaaaaatatctcgaCTTTCTTTGTAGCAATAAAGAAAGACTAACaattttcacatgatttttttgtaaggtaaatatatgaatttaaaatttgtatacaaaaaaaaaagaataatactttttttatataatattatcgAAGaagttaaagttttttttttcatctttttacaaaattatcttCCTTTGAGAAAtcgttgaaatttatgaagaaatttatatattccttttaggaagtcgttaaaatttaggaaaagaaaattattgatatttgagaaaataaatttattgatgttttgaataaaatattttgtaataatttaggaagaaatttgatatttgaggaaaaaagttacttatatttgaaagaaaaattattttagagaaataattatagtagatgaagctaaatttaatatatattgtaatataatattttaaaattaatattaaaatacaaaaaccaaTGTAAGGGAAGCAGTGCTCCTGACcccttaataaattttctcttgCTCTTGCTTGTGTTCTACTCAAGCGAAAAGGAGACGACTTAAttgatgattttgatttttgcttttattaATGGCGGGATTAAGtaactatttaaatattctaatATATTGTGATAAAGGAATAATCAACTTAATCATATTATAGtattatattatgaaatatCATTCAACCtaaatattgagaaaaatagggaTTGTTGATCAAATATTGTACCAAAGTCATGCctacttttcatttatttacttGTTTTTTAGGTTCTACTTTTGCATTTCAATCttatcaaaatttcttaataCATAAGCTAAGATTATCCTTTGActattaaaactattattcaaataaattcgAATAGACGGTTGAACTCAAATCCCACTCCCAAATggaataaaagtttaaatcaaACCCACcaactaatttttatttcttacaaactacaaaatcaaataagtcCTTGAAGATGTTCTTCCTTGGTAGAGTCCACAGAAAGTAATCGggtggaagaagaagacaaaatttaaagcaaaagaattaaaactatttctttctcttttttttttttaaaaaaattattttatatattctctATAATTCCTCCTCTTTATATAACACGTTTTTCaaataaggaagaaaaatcCATCCCTTCCTCTTTGGATCCAATCAACTTGGAAAAAGCCATCAACAACCTGAccaatatacatatatatatcaaaatgctAAAGAGAGTTCACCAACGTAATTACTATCATGAAGGGCAATTactaacaataacaaaaatggttaattaaaaaataggaactaaaataaatattaaaaaaatgaaataaatttgaaagtactTTTAGAGGCACAGTGGttcaatattttaagtttataagaataaaagaataaataaatgtttctaaaaatgaaaataaatgaagaaaaaagtctAGAAGACAAAATAGAATTGGATCCTatatccaaaataataatatgtacaTCCAAATCAATAAGTTATCCATATATTGAAAGAATATGCGAGTTCTTATGGTGGGTGAGgaattgtttatatataattttaagagTTTTAAAGTAGTTTCCAAATGAAATTCTCATTGTAAATTAAAGGTAGCGTTGAAAATTAGAAGTGTATTTagtcaaaataataataaataaacaaacaatgttttatgttattgaaTTTATTCAAGTGGCacattaatttaatcaaaatcaacttatttttattttaataaataatctttttttttcttttgaagataAAGCTATTCATTATTTACCCttgtgactttttttttaagagaagGTGGGgtacaattgaaaatttaaaagtaccGGTAAAATCACAAGTTgtatctataaaattttcctaGTTGCATGATATAAATCTTGTTCTTCCTTTGCTTTCTAGCTTTACTGGTGGCTGCTTTCTCGATCGTCAACCATCATTGACAGCGATTTCAACAATCATGTTTAGACGCAAATATGCAACACTAGAAATTGTTAGCACACAAGTTGTCTGATGTGTTAAATCATGAATTGACCTAAAAGCTTAAGATTGATACgtgaagataaatttaatattaattaaattcaacacTCTtcacttttatatttaaaacatgtaGAAAATAATATCTCAAGAATTTGAATATAGGATCAGGGTGTTGGGTAAATGGGAGtgagttattttttcttatttcactcttcataatttaaatacaaGATATTGACtcataacaaacaaacaaaggtCAAAATAGTAAGTGTAGTGCAACAAATATACTAACAAACAAACTATGGTTAAGAGAACCAATAAGGAAGAATTGTGTATTATTCCAATTTGTTGATATTTGTTGAATATGAGCAGTTTTTCacatcattattttaattaacatttcaTTATATCTACCAGCAATGGAACTCAATACTAATAAAGGAGTTCGTTGGTTGGATTAGACTTTTGGGCGTTTATGCACATAAGGAGGAATTGGGCAGCCCAGGGTCAAAAACCCAAGATGTCTTCCTCGTCCTcgtctcaattttatattttatgaacacGGGAGCACAGTTAAAATTCAAATGGATAAATTCCTTAGTTTTGTCCCCTTATGTAGTTCGTTGTTTTCAATCAACCTCTCACAATTGTAATATCACTCTATTAATGTATGAATTCAAACATTAATAGTAAGCATGAGCATGACTCAAGTACATGAAATACTGTATCGTTGGCCTTTGGGTTTAAGGTTTAGGGTGGACTTGGGCAAGCTCATCCTTCATTTCCCCTTATATTTGACATCCGAGTATTGTTATATTCAcgatatatttgaaaatggaaataccCTTGAAGAAATCCTTTCTTGCTTAGGGTGGACCGCGTTTGTTCCACTGGAGAAAATTGGCACCGTGTCCATTAGGAGCTTGGGATAAAAGCCCAAAagtaattttccatttttcttacggaggaaaatatttaattattcaacataaccaaaaaaaaaaaaaaaagttgaaaacaacAAACAGTCTGACATAAATAGTAATTGCTATCAAGTTGTACCGATCATAATGGAATGTGTTGAGATAGAGCATCATGATCGAAATGAATTCGTGTTCTGATTGAATTGACTTGGCTATGAGATGTATTCAATCAGTTATGTTGTTAGCTCTTCCACGAAGTCAAAGTGGGTAATACCTAAGGCTCCCATCCCAAATCACATGATGAAATGAATCctaagtatttaattttatcaagGAGCAAGTTTGGAGAGTGTTCTAGAAAGGATTCGCAACGACATGCTGACACAAATACAGCAGATGACTCTTAAGAATCCATCAAGGTTCAGGAAACTTAAAGGGAGAGtaatgtaacattttttttacgaTGGATCGGGAATGTTGGAACAAGGAATTGATAAGAGAAAGTTTCCTCCAAATTGATGCCTACAATATACTGTAGATTAAgtttcaatttcaacaataACTCCAGATGAAAAAACTATACTGGACCTTGAAAGAGTTTAACTTTAAAGTGCTCAACATTTGGGATTATTCATTCAAGCTTGAATGAGCCTACTCGTGTAACAAAGATGTGAGAGAATTAATTATTCAGGACAGCCTAATCTCCTAGTATTTGAAAGAACAAAGAAGTGGAGTTGTTCAT
This is a stretch of genomic DNA from Cucumis sativus cultivar 9930 chromosome 4, Cucumber_9930_V3, whole genome shotgun sequence. It encodes these proteins:
- the LOC101216603 gene encoding glycine-rich protein A3 codes for the protein MGGGKDKHDESDKGLFSHLAHGVAHGAGYPSHGYPPPGGYPPPGGYPPPGGYPPPGGYPPSHGYPPQGYPPAGYPPGAHPPGAYPGPSAPHHSGHGVAGMLAGGAAAAAAAYGAHHVAHSAGHHYPHGVAHYGHGHGHGGKFKHHGKFKHGKFGKHKHGKHGMFGGGKFKKWK